ACTTAGTCTTTCTGTCACACCGCTTTCCCACCTCTCTCTCAGCATGTTACTGTGGATCCTGTGTGGTCCTGAGGGAGGTAGTGAGCGTGCCGTGTCCGTCATCGTCTGTCTTCCATGCGTTTAGAACAATCCCTGTACACAGAAGGCAGCCCGGCAACATTTCATTGAATTGCCTaatagcatataaaatattttttaaaaattgtttgacaccatttttaatcttttgatttttaaagaatatttaagtaTTATTTGCACTTGAGGGTCTAAAGTATAATTTAAGAGTATCTATCAGATTAATTTAGCAAGCATTAGCACTCAGCCTTGGTCCTTTTATAAACGAGGTCATATTTAGTGATTTATGAATTGATATCAAGTGCTCTTCTCTACACAGGCAGAAGGAGAAAACGAAGTAAATAATGAATTGGCAAATCGAATGTCTTTGTTTTATGCTGAGGCAACCCCAATGCTGAAAACCTTGAGTGATGCCACAACAAAGTTTGTGTCGGAGGTAAGCACCACCCAGGACCACTTCTCTGCATTGTTGCTCTTCTGCCTGCCTGCAGACTCGATGAGCGCAGCGAGTCCCACGGCTTTCAGTGCCAGCGCTAAGCGGATGGGCTCCCAGACGTACACCCTGGTGCCGCCCCTCCCCGAGGCCCACCTATCTGCAGCCTCCCTCCGGGTGGGTAGTATCGTGACCAAACCAGAGTCTTGATAGTTTTCCCTAGCCAGACCTGTGTCCTGTCTTTCCTGTCTCAGTTCAAAGTCCCACTGTATAAGCATAGCTCGTGTTACTGCCCCTCACTTGACTGCGCtccacagatgttgcatttttatcagttgaaggcaagaccctccaccagcaaaagagtgtgactcgctttattggcagtggtctggaactgaacctgcaatatctccacAGTATGTCTGTACAAGAAAATAACTTACGTGTATTATCCTAAATTCCTTTCTTTATCTTACCTGCTACATCCACTCCATCAGTCTTATTGGCTCTCCCTCCAAAATAGATGCTGAATCTGAAAACTTACGTCCTCTCTTGCTACCTCTCCAGATGAGCCCACCACcctctcacctggattactgtGTTGATGTTTTCACTGTTCTTATTTCTGCCACTCTTGCCCCGCTATAGTCCTTTCTCCAAAGAGCAGCCAAGTAACCTTAAAATATAAACCCcattcccttcctcctctgcttAAAATGTTTCCAGTGACTTCCCATCACCCATGGGACAAATCCACATGCCTCATGGCCTGTGAGGCCCTGTCTGCGTGCTGTGGTCGTCCCCACCTGTCGGAGTGTCAGTGCCTCGGGAGGCAGGGTCCTGGCTGTCCACTCGTAGCTGTAGCCCCGAGCTCAGAGCAGGATCTGCCATCCACTGCGCAGTTTACACAATGAAGAGTAGGAGCCAGGTGTTAAAGTTGCTAAGTTTTTCATGTTATGCTAGGTTTTAAATTATACTTAAGTAATAACTGTCACTTTTACTTGTTTTGTTCTCCATACACttttacagaataaaaatttaccaatagaaaataccacagattgtCTAAGCACCATGGCCAGTGTGTGCAGAGTCATGCTGGAGACACCGTGAGTATTAGCTGGTCTTTTCTCTCTAACAGTCCTCTTGAAGTGGTTGTCCAGATATGACAGTGTCATATTTGGAAGGTGGGAATTAAGTGTATCCCAAATAGCCAGTGTTAAcatatgaacaaaattaaaataatgggaCAGCTTAATGGAACTTCTGGTTAAGGGCAAAGTACAGTTGGTTTCCGGATACCTCTGACCAGTCAGACTAACGTAGATTCTTCATAGTGGGGATTTTGTGGTGCTTTTTTTGGAGGGTAGGAGAAGAGCTTTAAAGCTCTTTGGGTTTTGCTTCTCATAAAcgttctctctcccttttcagtCAAGAACCTTGCCTTCTGCTAGAGCGCTAGAGTTAGTCTTctgcctttccctttctctcagtCTCAGTCCTCAGTCTTCATTGTTGTCAACACTCACCTGAATTCTCTTCTGGGTTTCTCCTTTCTTAAGCCACTTAGAATGTATGACACAGTGTTTTCTCGCTGGATTTTGCTATCACAGGTGGGAAGCATCCCTCCTGTATTCCTGAGTGACATACGGTTTTCCTAGATAACTTTTGTCTTGTGGagccttttattttccaaagcactATTATATATGGCACCTATTGCAAACCCTTATGAAGCAAGAGGGCAGCTATTAGTCATTATCCCCCCCCCTCATTTAGGAGAGCGAGGTCCTGGGAAGTGATGCGACTTACGCCCAGAGGCCGACCCCACTCGTGTGCCTGGATGGATGTCCTCATCCTGGTTGTGGACTCTTCCTGCTGTGCCATGCTGCCTTCTGTATAGACAaaagttctctttccttttccccaaatGAGAAGAATATgattgaattttagaaaaatttaaatctagTAATACAGGAATGTGTTGAGATGAAATTAGCCCCTAAGTAGCCGTCATACTTGCTATGTTAAGCTAGTGAGGTTTTTCCTCATACGGTGATTTCTCTAAAATTGGTGTGTGCTGTGCAGAAGGGGTAATATACCAAGGTGCGTACAGGCCAGAATGTGTGCGATAACTGCTCCACCCACATCATGTTCTGGGCATCTGCTTGCAGAGAAGAGGGGTAGCACGATGTTAGTATCGCTTTTAGAGACTAACAGGTGCATCTTGCAGCATCAGCTGAGAGTTGAACCAGCTCATTAATTTCTGATGTGCCTCATCCATCCGTATCTTTTCTACTCTCCAGGGAATACAGAAGCAGatttacaaatgaagagacaGTGTCCTTCTGCTTGAGGGTAATGGTGGGCGTCATAATACTCTATGACCACGTACATCCAGTGGGAGCATTTGCCAAAACTTCAAAAATCGATGTAAGTtactttgttttatgtatttcccGTCATGTCCGTAAATGGAAAGCATAGGCTTTTATTTACAGAGATAGCAGGCTGCGTGCGCTGTGTCCCAGAACTCAGTTTTGTAGTCTGATGGTGGGTTTGGGCTGCCTCTGTTCTCTCGTGGTATTTCTTACAGGCTGTGTACAGGCGGGTAGGATGACTGAGGGTAACTGTACTGTGTACAGGCGGATGGGATGACTGAGGGTAACTGTACTGTGTACAGGCGGATGGGATGACTGAGGGTAACTACTGTGTACAGGCGGATGGGATGACTGAGGGTAACTGTACTGTGTACAGGCGGATGGGATGACTGAGGGTAACTACTGTGTACAGGCGGATGGGATGACAGGGTAACTGTACTGTGTATAGGCGGGTAGGATGACTGAGGGTAACTACTGTGTACAGGCAGGTAGGATGACTGAGGGTAACTGTACTGTCTTTCAGGGTATCCCTTGTAGGGTAACCTCCTACTCGTAAGTGGTGCTTGTGCACATTTGGCAATATAAATAATCAGATACAAGAAATTTTGTATAGtatctttttattcctttggcCAAAGGCTATTTCAAACAAAAGATTTATTTCCAGATGTACATTAAAAGTCAGTAGAGGTGCTCCAGTGAAAAAAGTTGAAGATTACctat
Above is a window of Rhinolophus sinicus isolate RSC01 linkage group LG12, ASM3656204v1, whole genome shotgun sequence DNA encoding:
- the CYRIB gene encoding CYFIP-related Rac1 interactor B isoform X4, with the translated sequence MTNPAIQNDFSYYRRTLSRMRINNVPAEGENEVNNELANRMSLFYAEATPMLKTLSDATTKFVSENKNLPIENTTDCLSTMASVCRVMLETPEYRSRFTNEETVSFCLRVMVGVIILYDHVHPVGAFAKTSKIDMKGCIKVLKDQPPNSVEGLLNALRYTTKHLNDETTSKQIKSMLQ